One stretch of Natronobacterium gregoryi SP2 DNA includes these proteins:
- a CDS encoding DUF7563 family protein, translating to MVSVTITPWSSTETESTCLHCESFVTDRFARVFGDDQDRAHRCPECDSYRRLTRGSAAGKDVDVPDPETSPGRHGGEVNA from the coding sequence GTGGTCAGCGTGACGATCACCCCGTGGTCGTCGACCGAAACCGAATCGACGTGCCTACACTGCGAGTCGTTCGTCACCGACCGATTTGCGCGGGTATTCGGTGACGACCAGGACCGTGCCCATCGCTGCCCCGAGTGCGATAGCTACCGCCGGTTGACTCGCGGGTCCGCTGCTGGGAAAGATGTCGACGTGCCGGACCCAGAGACGTCTCCAGGTCGTCACGGAGGTGAGGTTAATGCGTGA
- a CDS encoding RNA-guided pseudouridylation complex pseudouridine synthase subunit Cbf5: MTPDLRAPPDDRLPEELLPFGVVNLDKPPGPSSHQVSGWLRDAVDETLDDRGVDATIDRAAHAGTLDPKVTGCLPVMFGEATRLAQVFLEGPKEYVAVLECHSSVPADAESIVAAFEGPIYQKPPRKSAVSRRLRVREMYDLEVLEAADRRLLLRIRCESGTYVRKLCHDLGLALGTGGHMGDLRRTGTSPFDDSSLHSVQEFLDALAFWVEDDDPEPLYEVVEPAERILEEIPGVVIAENAAHEVAEGAPVYAPGVLTVDDDASRGDLVACYTPDGSAVALGELVGSVDAESGVVVDLERVLV, encoded by the coding sequence ATGACTCCCGATCTCCGTGCTCCCCCGGACGACCGCTTGCCCGAGGAATTACTGCCGTTCGGAGTCGTCAACCTCGACAAACCGCCCGGTCCCTCGTCACACCAGGTGAGCGGCTGGCTTCGAGACGCCGTCGACGAGACACTCGACGACCGCGGCGTCGACGCGACGATCGACCGTGCCGCGCACGCGGGAACCCTCGATCCCAAAGTGACGGGCTGTCTCCCGGTCATGTTCGGCGAGGCGACGCGACTCGCACAGGTCTTTCTCGAGGGGCCGAAGGAATACGTCGCCGTCCTCGAGTGTCACAGTTCGGTGCCGGCCGACGCCGAGTCGATCGTCGCGGCGTTCGAGGGGCCGATCTACCAGAAGCCGCCCCGAAAGAGCGCGGTCTCGCGTCGGCTACGCGTCCGCGAGATGTACGACCTCGAGGTGCTCGAGGCCGCGGACCGACGGCTACTGCTCCGAATTCGGTGTGAGAGCGGCACCTACGTTCGCAAACTCTGTCACGACCTCGGGCTGGCGCTTGGGACCGGCGGTCACATGGGCGATCTCCGTCGAACGGGGACATCGCCGTTCGACGATTCGTCGCTGCACTCGGTCCAGGAGTTTCTGGATGCGCTGGCGTTCTGGGTCGAAGACGACGACCCCGAACCACTATACGAGGTGGTCGAACCGGCCGAACGCATCCTCGAAGAGATTCCGGGGGTCGTGATCGCCGAAAACGCAGCGCACGAGGTTGCCGAAGGTGCACCCGTCTACGCGCCGGGCGTCCTGACGGTCGACGACGACGCGTCGCGAGGGGATCTCGTCGCCTGTTATACGCCCGACGGGAGTGCAGTCGCACTCGGAGAACTCGTCGGGTCGGTCGACGCCGAATCGGGCGTTGTCGTCGACCTCGAGCGCGTCCTCGTCTAA
- the cmk gene encoding (d)CMP kinase has protein sequence MLLTVSGPPGSGKSTTAELLADAFDLDHVSGGDIFRELADERDYTPLEFNKLAEENDQIDRDLDRRLREIAVEEDDLVLESRLAGWLAGKQADFRFWLDAPPHVRGQRIADREGKDPDRATEETKAREASEAQRYEEYYGIDIQDLGIYDLSVNTARWEPDAVLDMLVTAVGEYDVDGDEGQAQVDLEYEF, from the coding sequence ATGTTACTTACCGTCTCCGGCCCGCCAGGAAGCGGGAAGAGCACGACTGCGGAGTTGCTCGCCGACGCCTTCGATCTCGACCACGTCAGCGGCGGCGATATCTTCCGCGAGTTGGCTGACGAACGCGATTACACGCCGCTCGAGTTCAACAAGCTCGCAGAGGAAAACGACCAGATCGATCGGGACCTCGACCGTCGCCTGCGCGAGATTGCCGTCGAGGAGGACGATCTCGTCCTCGAGTCGCGACTCGCGGGCTGGCTCGCTGGCAAACAGGCCGACTTCCGCTTCTGGCTCGACGCGCCGCCTCACGTCCGCGGCCAGCGGATCGCCGACCGCGAGGGCAAAGATCCCGACCGTGCGACCGAGGAGACAAAGGCTCGCGAGGCCAGTGAAGCCCAGCGCTACGAAGAGTACTACGGGATCGACATCCAGGATCTGGGCATCTACGACCTCTCGGTGAACACCGCACGCTGGGAACCCGACGCGGTGCTTGACATGCTCGTCACCGCCGTCGGAGAGTACGATGTCGACGGTGACGAAGGACAGGCACAGGTTGATCTCGAGTACGAGTTCTGA
- a CDS encoding DUF7289 family protein, with the protein MSVGASNGSGPDDRGLTPQVGLVLLIGLVIVGATLVVATGWLLIDSLESESQAELTRSTVEVTDHGIVTATTTGQTQTIPWEDASYSDDGQVQLVWHNGSVTGANEAVTIETLGAIEYELSDRTIAYQSGASWEKRDGETQVLSSPTVGYDDEILQLHFTTLDREAVSGTEAVVEPEQNSTRAGAIENASTEAADAGFNDLTIVVESDYYDGWQTHFESVFGTANVTATEADDEVEVTLENATETDPPAFLVTADNGVANDASPGTNRFVDRADTPLNVSAVVKNSGDEQDSQNVTLTLPDANESVEPDPKYVTRSGGEEAAVNLSIPPGNRDDLEHGERYEYTVATEDDELEDPGTFYYAKQEEPYLNVSNLTVDGEKAMDSTDPVNATAENVTLEAAVHNLGVENVSESKLELELESEAADWTGTNASAIDRTFGENATASWTFNRSLLPQGELTATVDADEGDKETGYINVDDGIDPDSDEVNVPSNTEVNVSIVGAEMSNSNPYECSNCREAYVPDRTDGSFTTDGDGMTYSFDGPSPDGPDDELEKSDDGGWVSPNGTEPTANCDSSGPGACEWTWDVDELVWDESQGYELVWEPETGGWFTDPGEWAWDGPIKAGSAPNDELELLVDSYEIQWLPARADIVIQPVNETNDPTGEPETIETDWSETNLNQFDEPRPIYDHNFTTDERVSLMIDAASYTHGTRSFCGAYGEQTVTDTYDGSVYDHIECTDEAVSGGGELVDLTADTETNETNVRVLGEEDTTIPELDPGVDRQEPVDDLLERPGVDVPVDESGELNLSENEFVFAFTLTHHPEQHNQNPDLPQGGAITPDEYWEAAHDSAGDPNFNDMIAHVEITPGSGTAGEDPGLEIVAVDDESGSITPIETGSGSSPDQTGYDPDQVDVRSDEIIIG; encoded by the coding sequence ATGAGTGTGGGTGCCAGCAACGGTTCCGGGCCCGACGATAGGGGGCTCACTCCCCAGGTCGGTCTCGTTCTGTTGATCGGACTGGTGATCGTCGGAGCGACACTGGTCGTAGCTACCGGATGGCTGCTGATCGACTCGCTCGAGTCCGAGAGTCAGGCGGAACTGACCAGGTCGACGGTCGAGGTGACAGACCACGGTATCGTGACTGCGACGACGACCGGCCAGACGCAGACGATCCCGTGGGAAGACGCGAGCTACAGTGACGACGGACAGGTTCAGCTCGTCTGGCACAACGGGTCGGTCACCGGTGCCAACGAAGCGGTCACGATCGAGACGCTTGGTGCGATCGAGTACGAGCTCTCGGACCGCACGATCGCTTACCAGAGCGGGGCGAGTTGGGAGAAGCGAGACGGAGAAACGCAGGTTCTCTCGTCGCCGACTGTCGGATACGACGACGAGATCCTCCAGCTTCACTTTACGACGCTCGATCGAGAAGCAGTGAGCGGAACCGAGGCGGTCGTCGAACCCGAACAGAATAGCACTCGTGCAGGTGCGATAGAGAACGCCTCCACCGAGGCAGCCGACGCGGGGTTCAACGACCTGACGATCGTCGTCGAGAGTGACTACTACGACGGCTGGCAGACCCACTTCGAATCGGTGTTTGGCACAGCCAACGTGACAGCAACCGAAGCCGACGACGAAGTCGAAGTCACCCTCGAGAACGCCACGGAGACTGATCCACCGGCGTTTCTGGTGACAGCAGACAACGGGGTCGCGAACGACGCCTCTCCCGGAACGAACCGGTTCGTCGACCGGGCAGACACGCCGTTGAACGTCAGCGCCGTCGTCAAAAATAGCGGGGACGAGCAAGATTCACAGAACGTCACGCTCACGCTGCCGGACGCCAACGAATCCGTCGAGCCAGATCCGAAATACGTCACTCGAAGCGGTGGCGAAGAGGCGGCTGTCAACCTGTCTATTCCACCAGGAAACCGAGACGATCTCGAGCACGGCGAACGATACGAGTACACCGTCGCGACCGAAGACGACGAACTCGAAGACCCGGGCACGTTCTACTACGCGAAACAGGAGGAGCCGTATCTCAACGTCTCCAACCTGACGGTGGACGGAGAAAAAGCGATGGATTCGACCGACCCGGTCAACGCAACCGCCGAGAACGTGACGCTCGAGGCTGCCGTCCACAATCTCGGCGTAGAGAACGTCTCGGAGTCGAAACTCGAGCTCGAACTCGAGTCCGAAGCTGCCGACTGGACTGGGACCAACGCGTCGGCGATCGACCGGACGTTCGGCGAGAACGCGACTGCAAGCTGGACGTTCAACCGGAGTTTGCTTCCACAGGGAGAGCTCACTGCGACGGTCGACGCAGACGAGGGGGACAAGGAGACAGGCTACATCAACGTCGACGACGGGATCGATCCTGATTCCGACGAAGTGAACGTTCCGTCGAACACCGAGGTGAATGTCTCGATCGTCGGCGCTGAGATGTCGAATAGTAACCCCTACGAGTGTAGTAACTGCCGAGAAGCGTACGTTCCCGACAGGACAGACGGGAGCTTCACGACCGACGGGGACGGCATGACGTACAGTTTCGACGGACCTTCGCCCGACGGACCGGACGACGAACTCGAGAAATCGGACGACGGTGGCTGGGTTTCGCCGAACGGGACTGAACCAACAGCGAACTGTGACTCTTCCGGCCCGGGAGCCTGCGAGTGGACCTGGGACGTCGACGAACTGGTCTGGGACGAAAGCCAGGGATACGAACTGGTGTGGGAGCCCGAGACGGGAGGATGGTTCACCGATCCAGGTGAATGGGCGTGGGACGGCCCGATAAAAGCAGGCTCGGCACCGAACGACGAACTCGAACTGCTCGTCGACAGCTACGAGATCCAGTGGCTCCCGGCGCGAGCAGACATCGTGATCCAACCCGTCAACGAGACCAACGATCCCACGGGCGAGCCAGAAACGATCGAAACCGACTGGAGTGAGACGAATCTCAACCAGTTCGACGAACCGAGGCCGATCTACGATCACAACTTCACGACCGACGAGCGGGTGAGTCTCATGATCGACGCGGCGTCGTACACGCACGGTACCCGTTCGTTCTGTGGCGCATACGGCGAACAAACAGTGACAGACACGTACGACGGCTCCGTCTACGACCACATCGAGTGTACCGACGAAGCCGTAAGCGGCGGTGGCGAATTGGTCGACCTCACTGCCGACACCGAAACGAACGAAACCAACGTTCGTGTGCTGGGCGAAGAAGACACGACGATTCCCGAACTCGACCCGGGCGTCGACAGGCAGGAACCAGTCGACGACCTGCTCGAGCGGCCTGGTGTCGACGTTCCGGTCGACGAAAGCGGGGAACTGAATCTCAGCGAAAACGAGTTCGTGTTCGCGTTTACGCTCACACACCACCCGGAACAGCACAACCAGAACCCCGACCTCCCGCAAGGAGGAGCGATCACGCCCGACGAGTACTGGGAAGCAGCCCACGATAGCGCCGGCGACCCGAACTTCAACGACATGATCGCACACGTCGAGATCACTCCCGGCAGTGGAACTGCTGGCGAGGATCCGGGACTCGAGATTGTCGCCGTCGACGACGAATCGGGATCGATAACGCCGATCGAGACCGGGAGCGGATCTAGCCCCGATCAGACCGGGTACGATCCCGACCAGGTCGACGTCCGCTCCGACGAGATCATCATCGGCTGA
- a CDS encoding DUF106 domain-containing protein encodes MTRTAEKVNTLVREDAAMTDALEAVREAADENGGELQWGDVNDDLTSGQWGRLIEKGVLVDGEEGFEIADREAFDDALDGDVDEISVPEVDIDDEKTKWSQWDKMAAVGSLLLMIGYWFDSVRNTVGGTIDFVMGPLDAVLPFYAVILAVAMLTGLYSTLLQANLMNPEIIGKYQERMQAMQEKQKDVRERKQEAEERGANDAEIEQLENELEDVREEQMEAMAENLGMFKEQFRPMVWIMLFTIPLFLWMYWKILDGGVSEAELQMVMPIAGEVRLDQGLLGPMWAWIVWYFLCSMGFTQLLRKSLNIDMTPGSA; translated from the coding sequence ATGACGCGTACAGCCGAGAAGGTCAACACCCTCGTCCGCGAGGACGCCGCCATGACCGACGCCTTAGAGGCCGTTCGCGAGGCGGCCGACGAGAACGGCGGCGAACTCCAGTGGGGCGACGTCAACGACGACTTGACTAGCGGACAGTGGGGCCGATTGATCGAGAAAGGAGTGTTAGTCGACGGCGAAGAAGGGTTCGAAATCGCCGACCGAGAGGCCTTCGACGATGCGCTCGACGGCGACGTCGACGAGATTTCGGTCCCCGAGGTCGACATCGACGACGAAAAGACGAAGTGGTCCCAGTGGGACAAGATGGCGGCCGTCGGTTCCCTCCTCTTGATGATCGGCTACTGGTTCGACTCGGTCCGCAACACGGTCGGTGGCACGATCGACTTCGTGATGGGACCGCTCGACGCAGTCTTGCCGTTCTACGCCGTGATCCTCGCAGTCGCGATGTTGACGGGGCTGTACTCGACGTTGTTGCAGGCGAACCTGATGAACCCCGAGATCATCGGCAAGTATCAAGAGCGGATGCAGGCGATGCAGGAAAAGCAAAAAGACGTCCGCGAGCGCAAACAGGAAGCCGAAGAGCGCGGCGCAAACGACGCCGAAATCGAACAGCTCGAGAACGAACTCGAGGACGTCCGCGAGGAGCAGATGGAGGCGATGGCCGAGAACCTCGGGATGTTCAAAGAGCAGTTCCGGCCGATGGTCTGGATCATGCTGTTTACCATCCCGCTGTTCCTCTGGATGTACTGGAAGATTCTCGACGGTGGGGTCAGCGAGGCTGAGCTACAGATGGTCATGCCGATCGCCGGCGAGGTTCGGCTGGATCAAGGACTGCTCGGTCCGATGTGGGCCTGGATCGTCTGGTACTTCCTCTGCTCGATGGGCTTCACTCAGCTGCTTCGAAAGTCGCTGAACATCGACATGACGCCGGGCAGCGCCTGA
- a CDS encoding class I adenylate-forming enzyme family protein — MTLSIRARANHYGSRLAVVDYDGDETNQYDYADLAAMADEYTRLLADHGVGHGDPVCVLSRNRPELLGLFFAAVESGAILAPISHRLPADTVEALRKRIEPALTLREERFEELASDAPTLESFTTGEPKTTEVERNPPGRDDERPVLYLHTGGTTGIPKVVVLPARQIEWNCITEVSAWGLGKEDVSATLLPLFHTGGWNLLTLPTLYVGGQVVIHREFDPASALASIEDAAVTRVFAVAAIFQAMAAADAFDETDFSTVEWFMSGGGPTPAGVMEVYRERGQRFTQGYGLTEGGPNNLYFDPSRPDIETADESVGRPFPNCSARIADEDGTPLPADETGELELSGPITATGYLETADGTFEGQWVSTGDLARRDAEGDYYITGRTDNMFVSGGENVYPEEIESTLDRRDDIDAAGVVGISHDQWGTVPKAVVVGSSNLSVETLESYCRNRLADYEVPHAFEFVDELPRSGPGKIDRKTLETEFGTAADRP; from the coding sequence ATGACACTCTCGATTCGCGCGCGTGCCAACCACTACGGCTCACGTCTCGCCGTCGTCGACTACGACGGCGACGAAACGAACCAGTACGATTACGCCGACCTTGCGGCGATGGCCGACGAGTACACACGCCTGCTGGCCGACCACGGCGTCGGCCACGGCGATCCAGTCTGTGTACTGTCGCGGAATCGGCCTGAACTACTCGGGCTGTTCTTCGCCGCCGTCGAGAGTGGAGCGATCCTCGCGCCGATCTCTCACCGGCTCCCAGCCGATACCGTCGAGGCGCTGCGTAAACGGATCGAACCGGCGCTGACGCTTCGTGAAGAGCGGTTCGAAGAACTCGCATCGGACGCACCGACTCTCGAGTCGTTCACTACTGGCGAGCCGAAGACCACCGAGGTCGAACGGAATCCCCCCGGGCGCGACGACGAACGCCCCGTCCTCTACTTACACACTGGCGGGACGACCGGCATCCCAAAGGTCGTTGTCCTCCCAGCCCGCCAGATCGAGTGGAACTGCATCACCGAAGTGTCGGCCTGGGGACTCGGCAAGGAAGACGTCTCGGCGACGCTGTTGCCGCTCTTTCACACTGGCGGCTGGAACCTGCTGACGCTACCGACGCTGTACGTCGGCGGCCAAGTCGTCATCCACCGAGAGTTCGATCCTGCCTCGGCGCTTGCCTCGATCGAAGACGCAGCCGTGACCCGCGTCTTCGCCGTCGCTGCCATCTTCCAGGCGATGGCAGCGGCCGACGCATTCGACGAAACCGACTTCTCGACGGTCGAGTGGTTCATGAGTGGCGGCGGTCCGACACCGGCCGGCGTGATGGAAGTCTATCGAGAGCGCGGCCAGCGGTTCACCCAAGGGTACGGGCTGACCGAAGGTGGGCCGAACAACCTCTACTTCGACCCTTCGCGACCGGACATCGAGACGGCCGACGAGAGCGTCGGCAGACCGTTCCCCAACTGCTCGGCTCGCATCGCCGACGAAGACGGAACCCCGCTTCCCGCCGACGAAACCGGCGAACTCGAGCTCTCGGGACCGATAACCGCTACGGGCTACCTCGAGACGGCAGACGGGACCTTCGAAGGCCAGTGGGTCTCGACCGGCGACCTCGCACGACGTGACGCCGAGGGCGACTACTACATCACCGGCCGGACGGACAACATGTTCGTCAGCGGCGGCGAAAACGTCTACCCCGAGGAGATCGAGTCGACGCTCGACCGTCGGGACGACATCGACGCCGCCGGAGTCGTTGGAATCTCTCACGACCAGTGGGGAACCGTTCCAAAGGCAGTCGTCGTGGGGAGTTCGAACCTCTCGGTCGAGACGCTCGAAAGCTACTGTCGGAATCGGCTCGCGGACTACGAGGTGCCCCATGCGTTCGAGTTCGTCGACGAACTCCCACGGAGTGGCCCCGGGAAGATCGACCGCAAGACACTCGAGACCGAATTCGGCACAGCGGCAGATCGCCCGTAA
- a CDS encoding DNA adenine methylase translates to MKLSAFPYPGGKTNYVDEILQYFPEHRRYVEPFGGSAAVLLNKPESYIEVFNDRDEDIVHFFEVVRERREELAEWLRYVPYSRAVHAEWAREFYAGVRPDDDIERAGRWFYLRYTQYGGKIAGISGFKTSGKRNEARSFRGSIDHLEEIVGRLQLVNLECEDYRTILERYDRPDTLFYCDPPYVDKGHYYDASDFDHEALFRALFDLEGYWIVSYDALPAVPIPRKHVDNLHFREFQAHYSLDVRENEGRTPSTERLVLNSDPSEVDEFTAADQQTFDDFRVQHRATRTDGGGRP, encoded by the coding sequence GTGAAACTGAGCGCGTTCCCGTACCCCGGCGGGAAGACGAACTACGTCGACGAGATTCTGCAGTACTTCCCCGAGCACCGGCGGTACGTTGAGCCGTTCGGCGGTTCAGCGGCAGTTCTGCTCAATAAGCCCGAGAGCTACATCGAGGTGTTCAACGATCGAGACGAGGATATCGTTCATTTCTTCGAGGTCGTTCGTGAGCGCCGCGAAGAACTCGCCGAGTGGTTGCGATACGTTCCGTACTCGCGAGCGGTCCACGCAGAATGGGCCAGGGAGTTCTACGCTGGCGTTCGGCCGGATGACGACATCGAGCGCGCCGGTCGCTGGTTCTACCTGCGATATACACAGTACGGCGGAAAGATCGCCGGAATTTCCGGGTTCAAAACCAGTGGGAAGCGCAACGAGGCACGATCCTTCCGCGGTTCCATCGACCATCTCGAGGAGATCGTCGGTCGACTGCAGTTGGTCAACCTCGAGTGTGAGGACTATCGGACGATTCTGGAGCGATACGACCGACCGGACACGCTGTTCTACTGCGATCCGCCCTACGTTGACAAAGGCCACTATTACGACGCGAGCGACTTCGACCACGAGGCGCTTTTCCGCGCCCTATTCGACCTCGAGGGATACTGGATCGTCAGTTACGATGCTCTCCCCGCGGTCCCGATCCCTCGAAAGCACGTCGACAACCTTCATTTCCGGGAATTCCAGGCGCACTACTCGCTGGACGTTCGCGAAAACGAGGGGAGAACGCCGTCGACTGAACGGTTAGTCCTGAACTCCGACCCTTCAGAGGTCGACGAGTTCACGGCTGCCGATCAACAGACGTTCGATGACTTTCGAGTACAGCATCGAGCGACGCGGACCGACGGAGGTGGTCGGCCGTGA